CGGCTCCATACATTTTCTGAACAGATCCATGTTGAGCTCCTCGAACCTCGCGCGCGTAATGGTCGTGTAGAAGTCGATCCCTTCGTAGAGAGAGTCAATCTCTATGGTCGTCTGCGCGGTGGAAGAGAGAGTCCTCTTCGCTCTCTCGCAGGCTGTTCTCAGCCTGCGGAGAGCTCTCGGGTTACCCGTGATGTCCTTCTTGTGCTTCCTCTTAAACTCTTGGACGAAGTGATTAACCATTCTGTTGTCGAAGTCCTCACCTCCGAGGTGAGTGTCACCAGCCGTCGCCTTCACTTCGAAGATCCCTTCCTCAATCGTGAGAAGAGAGACATCGAAAGTCCCACCTCCCAAGTCGAATATAAGCACGTTCTTCTCACCAACGCTCGACGCCTTCTTGTCGAGACCGTAGGCAATAGCAGCAGCTGTAGGTTCGTTGATGATACGCATCACGTTGAGGCCGGAGATGACTCCAGCGTCCTTTGTGGCTTGACGCTGAGAGTCGTTGAAGTAGGCGGGGACCGTGACGACGGCGTTTTTGATGGATGTGCCGAGGTATGCTTCTGCTATCTCGCGCATTTTGGTGAGGACCATGGAGGAGATTTCTTCTGCGGAGAACTGTTTCTCTTCTCCCTTGTAGTTGACGCTGATCATTGGCTTCTCGGCTGGACCGGAGATGACCTTGAATGGCCAGTGTCTCATGTCTGCTTGCACAGAGGGGTCGCTGAATCTTCTGCCAATAAGACGCTTAGCATCTGCACGCAACAATTAGTTCAGGtcaatataaatgtaaataatgTTCGGAAAAAATCACTAAActgtaattaaattttttaagacAGAATTAAGAAATTTCTAGCTAATTAAGAAATCGCTAAGACATAATTAAAACGTGCTGGACTTATGTAAACGATAACTAAGAAACTCGCAAagttaaactttaaaaaaataacatagaacaaattagtaatttaaaaatcacTCGGCAATTAGAAAAACgggaattaaaaaaattgttagatGATGATTCACAGTTAACCAATCTCTAGACAGTAACCAAGGTTTTGTAGAATATTATCCCCACGGATTTGCCGCGTTAATACGGTTAGACCGGTTAATAAAACACCTATTATTCGAAAACTAGAGCAGAGTTCATGGGCAGTTAACTTACCAAAGACGGTGTTGGTAGGGTTCATAGCGACTTGATTCTTCGCAGCATCTCCTATGAGACGCTCGCTGTCGGTGAAAGCCACGTAGGAAGGAGTTGTGCGGTTGCCTTGATCGTTGGCGATGATCTCGACGCGGTCATGCTGCCACACGCCGACGCAGGAGTAGGTAGTACCGAGATCGATACCTATTGCTGGACCTTCGCCTTTACCCGCCATTAGAATATCAAAAATCGAGATTGTGTGTGAgcgttttctttttcttttccttctttgtaatttgtgtgtttatgatTTTGAGTATGGGAATGGGAGAGGTGTTTAAATATGAGTGAAGGGTCGGTAAAAGAGAGGTTCGAGAATGTTCAGGTGATGCTGTTTCAGCCGTTGGATCTTATTTCTCTCagtctttcctttttttgttgttgtcttgATTCTAGCTCTTTCCAGATGTctctttttaaatatttcaaaacttaaGAATGTGTTaacttgaccaaaaaaaaaaaaaagaatgtgtaACTACCATCTTTGAATGGTAGCCAGCCAGCCGTCACCCAGTGAAAAGAGATTTACTTTTTCACAGCGTCTGTCTTTTCGACTGTCTGTTTTCGACCGTTTTACTCACTGTGATTTTGCACTTGGACAATAATTTTCTTAtgcactaaaatataaaactctGAGATAAATTTAAACCTAAACTTGGAACACTTTGGAATTTTTTGAGTTTGATGGTAATATTAAAGGATAAAGTGTGGTGTTTTTTTCTGAAAACATGGTCATACAATTAATTTTGGCATTAAAACTATACAGAAATTTCTTTATCAATCGATCTTATATTTTAgaccataaatattttaaataaaattaaataattttgtaatttacgGATCGTAAATGTGATTTTTACAAAAggtcaaaacaaatatttcattAGTTTATGTCCAAAATCAACTATATAtcaacgaatttttttttttttaaaagaattattaATTGCATAAGATATCATATATCATTAGAAAATCAGATCTTGTTACGTATATTAATCATTGGATTACATATTCTATGGTTGTGACGGAACGAAATAAGATTAGTTTACTGACTTCATCCAGAGCCTCTTTTTATTTCGATATATCCCAAATGTTAATCCTAATCAGTACTAATTAAATTTGCTTCTTGGGTTCTTCGTCACCTCAGAAAGCATATGACGTTTAGGTCGGGTGTGCTAAAGATTTTTGCATGTAATTCATGTGAACGTGAAACAACCTAAACAATCTTAGCTGCATTTACATGGTTTGGGCCTAAAGTCGACGCTTTTAGATCAGCTAAATATAGGTGACGAAATGAAGATGTGAAACAGCTTACAAACATCTTGACAACATATTCATCTCAACAAAGACTGTTATTATAAAGTAAAGAAAAAGGGACTTATATCAGCTAAAAGTACATAACTCAAGTGGCTTCGAACTTGGGATCAGCAGCTACGTAATGATAAGCAATTACCAGTGCGAAGATGAAGATGCCAAGGAAGTTGACTATAAACCCCAAGTCTTTATCATCAATCATCTGTACAAATTCAATAGTAGTATTAAACAAATGATTATAGTAGAAGAAgttgagactcaaagcatcaaTAACCCAAAACGTGACACAATCCGACAAGAGACGGATTCAAAGGACCACCACACCCAGAGAAAACCTTCTGTCGCGAAAAAAACACACAATCTCAGACTGAGCAGATCAGAAATCAAACACAGTTGGTGAAATCAGATCTCTCAAGGAAGAGCGGGTAGTTATTAAAATTGAGCAGAAATTTTACCGTTTTATCAGGACGGAATCGGTGGAGACGGATCAGATCTTCGGGAACTTGAAGTGCAGAACAGAACAAGTATTGGATCCCTCTCAGGGTCTCAATGATGTCTGAGGGTTTCTTTACTTACTTTTCACGAGATAAGCCTGGCCCATTACTTAATTTTCACAATTACTTTATGGATTGAATTGGTAAGTAAATTACTTTTCACGAGATAACCCGACCGGGGCTATTTTAGTTATGTGACATTTGGTTTCAGCctgaattaattaattaaaatgggCCAGGCTTACAAACTTAATTATCAATTGCGGAAGCTGCGCAGCGTTTTGTAGGAACGCATGGTTGCTCTACATATGCGCACGCTACAGAACTGTtattcaatttcaattttcaaatGGTAAAAAATCTCAATTCTGGAACAGATGTGTCAGACTTTTGTTTTGGTGTTTAGGGATCTCTTCAATAGCTTGAAGCTGAAGGTTCAGGCTTTTTGTACAGACAAATCATAAAAGGCTTTTTGTACAGACAAAGCATAAACATGGTCAAAACTCCCCAACCCTTTCGTTTCCAAACCAACCGCCTGTGCTATCCCTCCGGCGTACGGCCGCGCGTACGCGCGCGTGCTCCGGCCGGCGGGCTCTTTCTTCCTTTCCTGATTTTCTCTTTTTGCTCTCCATCGCTTCTTCCTCTCCCCTTCCGATATGTGCGTTCTTCTAGGTCGGAGCTCGCGTCTCCGGTGGAAGCTCCAGTCGCGAGGAGTCTACACTTGGTGGAGGGCTGGGCGAGGTGGGGCGGTTCTGAGtcggattttagggtttatcgagcggctctttttttcctttttggaaCCCTCCTGATCTCTGCCGTCGTGGGGAGATAGCGAGGGTTCGTGTCAAGGCTGGTTCGGTGGTGCTCTGCTGCTCCGGATCTGTGGCTTTGTGCTTGTTTCGGTTATGGTGGTAGCTATTTAGGGTCTCTTCAGGTCGGAGAGATTCTGGTACTTGCGCACCGTAATCAGGAGTGCTCCGGGTTCTTGTAACTTTGGAGGCGAGGGTTGAAGTCGGATGTGACCGTGGTGAAAGTGTCTGGTTTTGTTTCTCGTGTGTGTGCCTCTGGTTTTGTCTCGGGTTGTCGTCTATGGCTACAAGGGCTTTCCTAGTTGGTGCTGGTGTATCAAGGCTTTGGTGTACCTTTTCGATCCTCTTGCTTATGTCTTGATATCGTAATTTAGATTGTAGTTTTGTGGTATGCTTGCTGTAGTGTTGCCTCAGACTCTCTGCGTAGTGTTTGACAGTTTCAGTTGCAGTTTTCTTCTCTTATTGTGGCGGTAGCAGTGATCTCTCCTCGGTTTGGTGGTTAatgtttgtatttgttttgggGTTCGATCGTCGAGGCTTGTTTGTGTGAAGGTTTATGGTGGGCTTCTATCTAGGTGTTAAGGGGACGTCAGAGAGTGCGGTCAAGACGTATCCGAAAGTTTTGAGGATCGTGAAGCGATCTGTCTTGTCGGGTTGTGAAGCCTTGTTTCTTGGTTTTGAGTGGGGATGGTATCGTTAGGCCGGCCATAGGCGGCAGCGATAGATCCGGGTTTGAGAAGGCGCATCGGTGTCTTCGGGTTCTACAAGTGGATTGTTTTGTATGGCGTGCCGAGGGCAGCTTCGATTTATCCAGATCATTCTTACTTGCTACTTGGGAAGTCTATTGCACTGGTTTGTCGTATGTTCTAGTGTtactatttttagtttattgagtCCTAGTGAATGGTAGGAATGGTTTAGTTTCCTTGCTTTGTTAAGGTTATGTTCGAAAAGTGCCCCGGTGTGGGTTTTAGCTGCATGTTCTTTGGGCTATTGTCTCTGGAGATTTTGTATCCGCCAACTTATGTATTAAACAATTGCGGTTCGCTTATGAATGAATTtcaatttgggaaaaaaaaaagcataaacATGGTTAGTTTCTATAGATCTCTTAACGAAATAATGGCAgccaaaaatcataaaaattacaaaaagcaCTGCTTAGGTTCACATTTTTCACATAATAATATTAAAGGCAAAACATTCGACACCCAAAAGGCGGCCAATAAGCCTATCTATCTCTAGTTCTCTACACAACACAATCACCTAACTGGTTTTGTTCCTGGCTATACAAAAGCAGAGctccaagaaaacaaaaatttctggAGCTGCAGCCTCTGTTCatgattttgttaattttacagACAAGAAgataagagaagaaaaaaaaccttCAGTTTGTTAGGCCAAAAATGACATGGCTGCAGTTATCAGAGCTCAGTGTCTCTGTAGGTTCGCCATTCCCGCAGAAAAAGGAGAAGGCAGATGAATCATTTGATCACATTCCAGTTGATCTCTGTTCAGCCAAAACAGCTTTCTTCAGATCTTAACCAAAACCAGTCTCAGCCAAAGTGATGTCAGATAAACTCACCAAACTATCTGCCACATATAGAAGCCATAATCTGATTTCACTTGCAATTCCCACTTGCTTCCTTCACCGACGAGTCCAGTATCTATGAAATGTCTTTTACTTTCActcaattttcttctttttagcgGCAGGGTGGTGCTAAAGTAACTCTctaagattttattttaaaccgAGGAACTTACAGAAGCCATGTATAACTGGAGACTTGCGAGCGCCCTTAGTTTAAAGCTCGTTTGATAGCTGGAGTATACCACACATCTGCAGGTATGGATTCTCTAGCAGTTTCTCATTATTACTCTGCACAAAACAAGAATGCTATTATAAGTGATacaatacaaaagaaaaaactcaTCGATATTTGAGGTTCTATGACTCCACACTCTTAAATTATTACGATAGCATTTACCTGCTGAGCCTTAAAGACAAGCTTCTGAAGCATGTTTTGGTATTTCTCTGGTTCCTCCGTCATCATCCTCTGAAATAACCGAAACTTTAACCAGTGAGCAAAGAAAAACGAGAACGAGTTGAAACCTTACTTTTCTTCCGATTTATGTatgtttttcaaaatcaaaatgatgAATTTGAGAACTTTTCTTGCCTTTAGGAGAAATGCTGAAGAGTAATAAGCCACCCTTGAGTCAGTATCATCCAGGAGTTCCCTATACAGATAAACATTAGTTTGTAAATGCTATGAAACATGCACAGATAAATCAACTTGGACTGGAAGTATGGAAGAGTCAACTGAATCACCTGAAGAACTCCTCTCCACCAACTTCTTGAAAAGCAACTGTATCTGCCGTGCATTTACCGATCAGAAGTAATAGCAGGGTGGCTCGAATATCAGAGGTTGCCCCTGGGATATTCCCTCTTCCTTTGCTTCCAACTGCGACACCAAGTGCAATGTTGTCAGTTGCTGCACCTGCTAGTTGAATCAAGGGCCAATAAAACAAAGCCGCTGGAACACGCGCAACCAGCTGCATAGGGACGATGGCTTGTCCACGAAGAAGCATTGCTGCCATTGACGCTGTCTCGCACGTTAAAACAGAGACATTGTTGTACCGAGGCCTGGTGTCAGCATCATCCATACTCTCTTTATAGCTGTTACGATGGGATGTATCAAATTTGTTATTCCTCTCAGCAGAACTGGGGACTGCTTCCTCATCAGTAGACAAAACTTTCAAGCACAATTGCGAGAAAAGAATGTCACACATCTGCTTGAAAACAACAG
The window above is part of the Brassica napus cultivar Da-Ae chromosome C3, Da-Ae, whole genome shotgun sequence genome. Proteins encoded here:
- the LOC106401238 gene encoding dolichyl-diphosphooligosaccharide--protein glycosyltransferase subunit 4A encodes the protein MIDDKDLGFIVNFLGIFIFALVIAYHYVAADPKFEAT